The segment CCGTTCACCGGCGATGCCCCTCTACTGATCGCTCTCGGTGTGTGCCTGGTGGTCATAGCGGTGCTGACCATACTGATCCATACCCTTCGTCGCCACAAACTTCGCTGCTTGGAACAGAGCAACGAATACGACGCCCTTGTCGACGCCTTCGACGGGCAGCTCTATATCTGCTCCCCGGACGGAACCGTTGAGTTCATGAACCCCGCCATGATCAAACAGATCGGAAGGGACGTCACAGGCGAGCCCTGTTACAAGGCTCTCTTTGGCCTGGAGGAAACCTGCCCCTGGTGCGTCAACGTCAATCTCTTCATCAACGAGACCGCCCGTTACGAGTTTCATGCCCTGTGGCACAGCACGTGGTTTGAAGCCGTCTGCGCCCCGGTCAAACGCAGAGATGGAAAAATTTCCAAGTTGGTGATGTTGACTGACATCTCCAAACGCAAAGAGATGGAAAATCACCTCCGCATCTCCGAGGAACGATATCGCACCATCGCGGAGCACACCCACGCCATGGAGGTCTGGCTCGGGCCTGAAGGCGAACACCGCTACACCAGCCCAGCCTGCAAGCATGTCACCGGATACGGCACAGAAGATTTCGACAACGAACAGCACCTGATGGCCAGTCTGGTGCACAGAGATGACCTCTCAAAGTGGAATGACTTCCTGACCGGTGACTTGGGAGACTCCCTGGACTTCAGAATCTTTCGTCATGACGGGGCCATGCACTGGCTGAACGCGGCGCGCCATGAAATCATCGGACAAGACAATCTCTCCCAGGGATTACGGCTCTCGATACGCGACATTACCGAGCGCAAATTGCTGGAGATTCAACTCCGCTATCAAGCACTGCACGACAATATGACAGGCCTGGCCAACAGGGTGCTGGCCTCTGATCGAATCTCCCAGGCCGTACAGCGCGCCAAACGGCGCGAGCACTATCATTTCGCACTGGCCTTCGCAGACATCGACCGGCTCAAAGTCATCAACGACAGCTTCGGGCATCGCATCGGTGACAAGGCTCTGGAGCAAATCGCTGCCCGCATGCACAAAAGTGTACGCAGCCTGGACATGGTTGCCCGGTACAGCTCAGACCAATTCATCTTCCTGTTGGAGGAACTGGACAAACCGCGCAAGGCCATCAACATCATCAACCGAGCCCGTGCCGCCATCGAAGAACCTCTCAATATCGATGGGCATGAACTGAACATGACAGCCTGCTTCGGAGCGGTACTCTTTCCCCCTCCCGAAGATGACGACGCCGAGCTGATCCGAAAGGCCAACATTGCCCTGCATCTGGCCAAACAGGCCGGCTATGGCAAGCTCAAGGTCTTTGTGCCGCACATGCTGGACAAGGCCGTTGAATTGATGACTCTGGAAAACGATCTGCGCCGGGCAGTAAGCGGCAATGAGTTCTTTGTTGAATACCAGCCCATTCTTTCCCTGCATGATTCCAAGCTCATCGGTTTCGAAGCCCTGGTCCGCTGGAACCACCCCGAACGCGGAGTGATCTCCCCTGCGGAATTCATCCCCCTGGCCGAGGAAACAGGATTGATCATGGTTCTGGGCCGTCATGTTCTGGAGGAATCCTGCCGGACCATGAGTGCCTGGCGTGAGACCATGCCTCAGGCGCAAGACCTGGTGCTTTCAGTCAACCTTTCGGCTCGCCAGTTCACGCAATCTGACCTGGTGGATAGCATCCGCGAGATTCTGAAAACAACAGGAATGCCCGCAGACCGGCTCAAGCTGGAAATAACAGAGACC is part of the Desulfovibrio ferrophilus genome and harbors:
- a CDS encoding EAL domain-containing protein, producing MIGQIYPLQGKRPTLFAPSLMAVGTLLLLPGKAHGASLPFTGDAPLLIALGVCLVVIAVLTILIHTLRRHKLRCLEQSNEYDALVDAFDGQLYICSPDGTVEFMNPAMIKQIGRDVTGEPCYKALFGLEETCPWCVNVNLFINETARYEFHALWHSTWFEAVCAPVKRRDGKISKLVMLTDISKRKEMENHLRISEERYRTIAEHTHAMEVWLGPEGEHRYTSPACKHVTGYGTEDFDNEQHLMASLVHRDDLSKWNDFLTGDLGDSLDFRIFRHDGAMHWLNAARHEIIGQDNLSQGLRLSIRDITERKLLEIQLRYQALHDNMTGLANRVLASDRISQAVQRAKRREHYHFALAFADIDRLKVINDSFGHRIGDKALEQIAARMHKSVRSLDMVARYSSDQFIFLLEELDKPRKAINIINRARAAIEEPLNIDGHELNMTACFGAVLFPPPEDDDAELIRKANIALHLAKQAGYGKLKVFVPHMLDKAVELMTLENDLRRAVSGNEFFVEYQPILSLHDSKLIGFEALVRWNHPERGVISPAEFIPLAEETGLIMVLGRHVLEESCRTMSAWRETMPQAQDLVLSVNLSARQFTQSDLVDSIREILKTTGMPADRLKLEITETTIMENAEAAVDKLNRLKELGIQISIDDFGTGYSSMSYLQKFPLDHLKIDLSFVKRMDTTPENREIVKAIINLAHNMGLQVIAEGVEKSSQQDILNTLKCEYGQGFYFSRPVPAIDAKAYIIGDALAEPEGKPQMVITQVNTKP